The sequence TATACTCGTTGTGTTTGCGACTGTCAACCGAAAAACTTCCTGATTTGTAGCAGTGTATTTTTGTAAGTGTTTATCTTGCGCGTCACTATCGGCCATGCTATGATTGAGGTCGCCATAGAACGTCACAACAGGAGGGTTATGCGTTCGCTCATCCTGGCTTCGGCTTCGCCGCGCCGACGTGAATTACTCGCCCAACTCGGAGTTTCGTATACCTGTCTGGTCAGTCAGGTTGAAGACAATCCGGCTCCACCACCGCCTGACTTGGTCGAACATCTACCGGAGTTACCGCTTGCGTTGCCATTGGAAGCGCATCCAACTCTGGTTGCCTGGCGTAAAGCTGCTGATGTCAGTCAACAACATCCTGATGCAATCGTTTTGGCTGCCGATACCGAAGTTGCAATTGATGGAATGGTTTTGGGAAAGCCTCAGAATGAAGATCATGCGATTGCGATGCTTCGTCGGCTGGCCGGTCGCATCCATACCGTTCTTACCGGTCTGTGCATCGTAATGCATCCCGATATGGGGACTGAGGGGTTCATCTACGATCAACGACGGGTGCTATTTGATCTGGTGACCAGCCGGGTCACGATGCGTTCTTTATCCGAGGATGAGATTGCCGCATACGTTGCGTCAGGCGAATCACTAGATAAGGCTGGCGGATATGGCCTGCAAAGTGGCGGTGCTGCACTGATTTCCTCCATCGAAGGCAGCTACACCAATGTGGTAGGATTACCGTTACCAGCAGTAGCCAGGCTGTTGCAGGCTGCCGGTATACAACCTCCTATCGACCCAGAACAGGCGTATCACGCATGGCTGCGCAATCAAGGAAAGGAACCACCGCCATGGTCAATCCAACCGTAAAACTACTGGTTG comes from Chloroflexus sp. Y-396-1 and encodes:
- a CDS encoding nucleoside triphosphate pyrophosphatase, which codes for MRSLILASASPRRRELLAQLGVSYTCLVSQVEDNPAPPPPDLVEHLPELPLALPLEAHPTLVAWRKAADVSQQHPDAIVLAADTEVAIDGMVLGKPQNEDHAIAMLRRLAGRIHTVLTGLCIVMHPDMGTEGFIYDQRRVLFDLVTSRVTMRSLSEDEIAAYVASGESLDKAGGYGLQSGGAALISSIEGSYTNVVGLPLPAVARLLQAAGIQPPIDPEQAYHAWLRNQGKEPPPWSIQP